GACTTGGGCGGGAGCGGGGTGAGATCGACGATGGTCGATCCGCCTTCGGCAAGGGTAATGGTTCGTCGTCGTTCGGGTTCGCCTGGCAAAAGAACCACGATTTCGTGTGTTCCTGGATCGAGCGGGAGCCTGACGTCGAGGGTGGACGCGCGAAATTCGATATCGTCGACGATGATTTTCGTTTCGGGGGGCGGTGGCTCGGCCCAGACAAACTTGATCATCGGCACGAGGGGTCGCAATTCGTTGAGGCGTGCTTCGGCGATGGTAGCACGGCCGGCGTGCGAGTTTTTCGTGGCACCGGTCATGCGCGAATACGACCGCAGGTAAGCTTCGTAGAGGCTTACTGCGGCGGCGATTTTGCGTTCTTGGTCGCGGCAATCGGCGCGGGCGAAGAGGAGGCCATCTTTGGCGTCCATTTCGTAGGCGCGGTCGAGGAGCGGGCAGGCTTCGGGGAGCTTGCCTGCGTCTTTGAGTCGCTTGGCTTCTTCGAGGAGTTTTCTGGCAACGTCGGCGGCCTGCGCATGGGACGTGGAGGACCAAAAGAGCGGGGGTGTGCCGACGCAGAGGACAAGGGCGCAAATGAAGGGACGCATGAGACGCTCGCTATGGTTGGATTGGTTGGTCGAGGAATCGGTTCGTAGCCACTCCGGAGCGCGAGTGGTTCATCAGGGTTTGCATACCGCCGCTCCGGGAGGACCGCTACAATTGTTGCTGGCGCATTCGGAATCCGTCGTACAAATTTCCTCGTTCTGCAGCAGACACGCGCCCAGGCCATTGCAGGTATTCGTGCCCGTACACGCCGGATTGTCATCATCGGTATTGAGTGGAATGTTGGAGCATGCGCCCATTGTGTTGCCGCACGTTTTGCAAACGTCGGTACATGCCTCGGCGCAACAACGATCATCTACGCAGAAACCACTCGCACATTGGTCTGCCGTGGTGCACATCTGGCCGGCGGCCAACTTGGGAGTGCACAGCATCGAGCTGCAGTAATGCGTGGACACGCAATCGGAATCGGTCCCGCAGGACGTCTTGCACGACATTGCATCGCATACATATGGCGTGCACGAGGTCGTCATTCCAGCGACGCACGTTCCGGTGCCATTGCATTTGGACTCGGCCGATTGCATGCCATTGGAACACGACGCGGCGGCACATTGCGTATCAGCCACATAATTCTGGCACGCACCCGCTGCGCAGAATCCGGTCCTGTCAC
Above is a genomic segment from Polyangiaceae bacterium containing:
- a CDS encoding tetratricopeptide repeat protein, with translation MRPFICALVLCVGTPPLFWSSTSHAQAADVARKLLEEAKRLKDAGKLPEACPLLDRAYEMDAKDGLLFARADCRDQERKIAAAVSLYEAYLRSYSRMTGATKNSHAGRATIAEARLNELRPLVPMIKFVWAEPPPPETKIIVDDIEFRASTLDVRLPLDPGTHEIVVLLPGEPERRRTITLAEGGSTIVDLTPLPPKSAESPKSKQGKSKSQNGTTPKPVAPSKVDPWKVGGFIGIGLGAAGIIAGSITGSMAIAEKRVVDANCTPEHRCNPTGLAAADRFQTVGNASTAAFIAGGVIAAVGTTLVVMAYRPAASSRANAQLRMTVSPSYLGFEGAF